One window from the genome of Marinobacter sp. LV10R510-11A encodes:
- the hisS gene encoding histidine--tRNA ligase — translation MAKIQAVRGMNDILPEQTPIWQFVESTARKVLRQYGYQEIRMPVVEQTDLFKRSIGEVTDIVEKEMYTFADRNGDSLTLRPEGTAGCVRAAEEHGLLFNQTRRLWYTGPMFRHERPQKGRYRQFHQIGVECFGIQGPDIDAELLILTARLWKELGLGTHARLEINSIGSSAARKEFRGALVDYLGQYKAQLDADSQRRLDTNPLRILDSKDQSTRKLLVDAPRLENYLDEESREHFARLKELLDAAGIAYTVNPALVRGLDYYSKTVFEWVTDSLGAQGTICAGGRYDGLVEQLGGKPTTAVGFAMGLERLILLLEALGLVPDEANNNADVYVTAMGEAAVAPALALAETLRNELPGCVIVSHCGGGSFKSQMKKADRSGARYAVILGDNELENATASLKPLRSNEDQSSVAQRDLAAALAKALAN, via the coding sequence TTGGCTAAGATTCAGGCAGTACGCGGGATGAACGATATCTTGCCGGAACAGACACCCATCTGGCAGTTTGTTGAATCCACCGCGCGCAAAGTGCTGCGACAATATGGATATCAGGAAATTCGTATGCCGGTGGTGGAGCAGACTGATCTGTTCAAGCGTTCCATCGGTGAAGTTACGGACATCGTTGAAAAGGAAATGTACACGTTTGCGGATCGCAACGGTGACAGCCTGACCCTCCGGCCTGAAGGTACCGCTGGATGTGTTCGTGCGGCAGAAGAGCACGGGCTGCTGTTCAATCAAACTCGCAGATTGTGGTACACCGGCCCGATGTTTCGGCACGAACGTCCGCAAAAAGGGCGCTACCGTCAGTTTCATCAAATTGGCGTGGAATGCTTTGGTATTCAGGGCCCGGATATTGATGCGGAGCTGCTGATTCTTACGGCCAGGCTTTGGAAAGAGTTGGGGCTGGGCACCCATGCGCGCTTAGAAATCAACTCTATCGGCTCATCGGCTGCGCGCAAAGAGTTTCGCGGCGCCTTGGTAGATTATCTGGGGCAGTACAAAGCGCAGCTTGATGCAGACAGCCAGCGACGCCTTGATACCAACCCACTTCGTATTCTGGATAGTAAAGACCAGAGCACACGTAAGCTACTTGTCGACGCGCCGCGCTTGGAAAACTATCTAGACGAAGAATCGCGGGAGCACTTTGCCCGGCTTAAAGAGCTACTTGATGCGGCAGGTATTGCTTACACGGTTAATCCGGCTCTTGTACGGGGGCTCGATTATTACAGCAAAACCGTTTTCGAGTGGGTTACCGACAGCCTCGGCGCCCAAGGAACCATCTGTGCGGGCGGTCGATACGATGGCCTGGTAGAGCAACTTGGCGGTAAGCCGACCACTGCCGTTGGTTTTGCCATGGGGCTAGAGCGCCTCATTCTTCTGTTGGAAGCGCTTGGGCTGGTGCCTGACGAGGCAAACAACAACGCGGATGTTTACGTTACGGCTATGGGTGAAGCCGCTGTCGCTCCGGCGCTGGCACTTGCAGAGACATTGCGCAATGAACTTCCGGGCTGTGTAATTGTTAGTCATTGCGGTGGCGGTAGCTTCAAAAGCCAGATGAAAAAGGCAGATAGAAGCGGTGCCCGGTACGCTGTAATTCTAGGCGATAATGAGCTGGAGAATGCAACGGCGAGCCTTAAACCGCTGCGTTCAAATGAAGATCAAAGCAGTGTGGCGCAGCGGGATCTGGCAGCGGCGCTTGCGAAAGCCTTGGCGAACTGA
- the pilW gene encoding type IV pilus biogenesis/stability protein PilW, producing the protein MALKLINGRFAAVATLLVAILVTGCVTTTDSRFTREADRQKAVDNYVQLATAYIGQGNTGRARYHLDRALELEPDSPQALAALGLIYNSDGDAQLAEKSFRHAIASDAGYTRARVYYGAFLYSQGRLDESRKQFYTASKDTDYKDRGSVFYNLGMTQERLGLQEEAIVSFRRASELTRGDARSLLSLSRVMVESGDVAGAARHYDRLMQIMQKNERLQHSPESLLTGIRIARHFGNGNQESSLVLQLKNNYPESVEYQQYKALISNDK; encoded by the coding sequence GTGGCTCTGAAATTGATAAATGGACGTTTTGCTGCTGTAGCAACCTTGCTGGTCGCTATCCTTGTTACCGGGTGTGTCACCACAACAGACAGCCGTTTTACCCGGGAAGCCGATCGGCAGAAAGCCGTTGATAATTATGTTCAGCTTGCTACGGCCTATATCGGCCAAGGCAATACCGGCCGGGCGCGGTATCACTTGGATCGTGCTCTTGAGCTTGAGCCAGATAGCCCACAGGCTCTTGCGGCACTTGGGTTAATCTACAATAGTGACGGCGATGCGCAGCTTGCGGAAAAGAGCTTTCGACATGCTATTGCCAGTGACGCCGGTTACACCCGTGCCAGAGTGTATTACGGTGCATTTCTCTATTCCCAAGGGCGGTTGGATGAATCCCGTAAACAGTTCTATACAGCCTCCAAGGATACCGATTACAAAGATCGTGGTTCTGTGTTTTACAATCTCGGTATGACCCAGGAACGTCTTGGGCTTCAGGAAGAAGCTATTGTGTCTTTTCGTCGGGCGTCGGAGTTGACTCGAGGCGACGCTCGCTCGTTGCTTTCACTTTCCCGGGTGATGGTGGAATCCGGCGATGTTGCTGGCGCTGCGCGTCATTATGATCGGCTGATGCAGATCATGCAGAAAAACGAACGCCTACAACACTCTCCTGAGAGTCTTTTGACGGGTATTCGTATTGCGCGGCACTTTGGAAACGGAAACCAAGAATCCAGCCTAGTACTGCAATTGAAAAACAATTACCCGGAGTCAGTAGAGTACCAACAATACAAGGCGCTGATTTCTAATGACAAGTGA
- the ispG gene encoding flavodoxin-dependent (E)-4-hydroxy-3-methylbut-2-enyl-diphosphate synthase: protein MKQESPIIRRKSRQIMVGDVPVGGDAPIAVQSMTNTNTCDVDATVGQIAALQDAGADIVRVSVPSMEAADAFGKIRQRVSVPLVADIHFDHKIALRVAELGVDCLRINPGNIGREDRVSAVISACRDRNIPMRIGVNAGSLEKELQRKYGEPTHEALVESAMRHIDILDRHDFQNFKVSLKASEIFMTVAAYRKIATQIDQPLHLGITEAGGLRSGTVKSSIGLGMLLMDGIGDTIRVSLAADPVQEIKVGFDILKSLRLRSRGINFIACPSCSRQNFDVIQTVNDLETRLEDVNESLDVAIIGCIVNGPGEAKVADIGLTGGSPKNLYYMDGKPNQKLDNANLTDDLERLIREQIARRKEQEDAIIVRSDK, encoded by the coding sequence ATGAAACAGGAATCCCCGATCATTAGACGCAAATCCCGCCAGATTATGGTCGGGGATGTACCCGTTGGCGGTGATGCACCCATCGCAGTGCAGAGCATGACCAACACTAACACCTGCGATGTTGACGCAACGGTGGGTCAGATCGCTGCGCTTCAGGATGCGGGTGCCGATATAGTAAGAGTGTCAGTGCCGTCAATGGAGGCCGCTGATGCGTTCGGAAAGATTCGCCAACGTGTGTCAGTGCCTTTGGTCGCAGATATTCACTTTGATCACAAAATTGCACTGCGAGTGGCCGAGCTGGGCGTAGATTGCTTGCGTATCAATCCAGGCAATATAGGTCGTGAAGACCGGGTGAGTGCTGTGATCAGCGCATGCCGTGATCGCAATATACCTATGCGTATCGGCGTAAATGCCGGTTCATTGGAGAAAGAGCTTCAGCGCAAATATGGGGAGCCTACGCACGAGGCACTGGTTGAGTCGGCGATGCGCCATATCGACATTTTGGATCGGCATGATTTTCAGAACTTCAAAGTTAGCCTAAAAGCCTCGGAAATCTTCATGACGGTGGCGGCTTATCGCAAAATTGCGACCCAGATTGATCAGCCACTGCACCTTGGTATCACCGAAGCCGGCGGGCTTCGGTCTGGTACGGTGAAGTCATCCATCGGCCTTGGCATGCTGTTGATGGATGGCATTGGCGATACTATCCGGGTGTCTCTGGCGGCGGATCCGGTTCAGGAAATCAAGGTAGGTTTCGATATCCTCAAAAGCCTTCGGTTGCGCAGCCGGGGCATTAACTTCATTGCCTGCCCAAGCTGCTCGCGCCAGAATTTTGATGTAATTCAGACCGTGAACGATCTGGAAACGCGGCTTGAAGACGTGAATGAATCTCTGGATGTCGCCATTATCGGCTGCATTGTGAATGGGCCGGGTGAAGCCAAAGTAGCTGATATCGGGTTGACCGGTGGTAGTCCGAAAAACCTGTATTACATGGACGGCAAGCCGAATCAAAAACTTGATAATGCCAATCTCACCGATGACCTAGAACGGCTCATCCGGGAACAGATCGCACGTCGCAAAGAGCAAGAAGATGCCATCATTGTGCGTTCAGACAAGTGA
- a CDS encoding RodZ domain-containing protein: MTSDDTQQTVANEAVGQQLKQAREKQGLSVSQVADAQHLRSCIIQAIENADYGQIDSELFLKGYVRAYAKQVGLDGDAIILELNRELEPARLQKERELEANPLVDIERRRRKKRRVAKLLLLVAAIVIIGALVVMFVMPKFSSGAADAEQSATAETEQQASKEASATVSDMQVVSGSGIEPEPSDSVSPEELVKDQIPVVAQTTEPVLAQPPVSGEPSPVLGQLEIVFAGDCWVQVRDAAGNRLASSMKRAGERLDVSGKAPLNVVIGAVDTVKTIRFQGEIVNIGDFPVVNNRSEFTLTI, from the coding sequence ATGACAAGTGATGACACCCAGCAAACCGTAGCAAATGAAGCCGTTGGCCAGCAGCTGAAGCAGGCAAGGGAAAAACAGGGGCTAAGTGTTTCTCAGGTTGCTGATGCACAGCATTTGAGAAGCTGTATCATCCAGGCTATTGAGAACGCGGATTACGGGCAGATCGACAGTGAGCTCTTTCTTAAGGGCTATGTTCGAGCCTACGCGAAGCAGGTTGGTCTCGATGGTGATGCAATTATTTTGGAGTTGAATCGCGAGCTTGAGCCCGCGCGACTACAGAAAGAACGCGAGTTGGAGGCTAACCCGTTAGTTGATATCGAGCGCCGCAGGCGCAAAAAACGCAGGGTTGCCAAACTGCTTCTGCTGGTGGCGGCGATTGTGATTATTGGTGCTTTAGTTGTCATGTTTGTTATGCCGAAGTTCAGCTCAGGCGCCGCCGATGCTGAGCAATCAGCTACGGCAGAAACCGAACAGCAAGCCAGTAAGGAGGCATCAGCGACGGTCTCGGACATGCAGGTAGTGTCGGGTAGTGGCATTGAGCCTGAACCCAGTGATTCTGTTTCGCCCGAAGAGTTAGTAAAAGACCAGATACCGGTCGTTGCTCAAACCACCGAGCCTGTTTTGGCTCAGCCACCGGTGAGTGGCGAGCCCAGCCCTGTATTGGGCCAGCTCGAAATAGTGTTTGCCGGTGACTGCTGGGTACAGGTTAGGGATGCCGCAGGAAATCGCCTTGCAAGCTCTATGAAGAGGGCGGGCGAGCGGCTCGATGTATCAGGTAAGGCGCCTTTAAATGTGGTTATAGGCGCGGTGGATACTGTCAAAACAATTCGCTTTCAGGGTGAAATCGTGAACATTGGCGACTTTCCCGTGGTGAACAATCGTTCTGAGTTCACGCTGACAATCTGA